The Prevotella sp. E9-3 genome has a window encoding:
- a CDS encoding beta-ketoacyl-ACP synthase III, which yields MAKINAIITGVGGYVPDYILTNEELSRMVDTNDEWIMTRVGIKERRILTEEGLGTSYMARKAAKQLIQKTGVDPDSIDALIVSTSTADYKFPSTASIVLGKLGLKNAMAFDFWAACCGFLYTLDVASTMIQSGRYKKIIVIGADKMSSVTDYKDRSTCPLFGDGAGAVLLEATEEENIGFMDSYLRTDGKGLPFLHMKAGGSVCPPSYFTIDHRLHYTYQEGRTVFRYAVTNMSDDCALIAERNGLNKENIQWVVPHQANMRIIEAVAKRLELPMEQVMVNIEHFGNTSAATIPLALWEYENKLKKGDNLILTAFGAGFVHGACYLKWAYDGGEK from the coding sequence ATGGCTAAGATAAACGCGATCATCACTGGCGTGGGTGGCTATGTGCCTGACTATATCCTCACCAACGAGGAATTGTCGCGCATGGTTGATACCAACGATGAGTGGATTATGACGCGTGTCGGAATCAAGGAGCGCCGAATTCTCACTGAAGAGGGTCTCGGCACTTCTTATATGGCGCGCAAGGCTGCCAAGCAACTGATTCAGAAAACGGGCGTTGACCCAGATAGCATTGATGCACTGATTGTGTCGACTTCAACAGCCGACTATAAGTTTCCTTCGACAGCCAGCATCGTGCTGGGCAAGCTTGGACTGAAGAATGCAATGGCATTCGATTTCTGGGCTGCTTGCTGTGGATTCCTCTACACGCTTGACGTGGCTTCGACAATGATTCAGTCGGGCCGCTATAAGAAGATTATCGTGATTGGCGCTGATAAGATGTCATCGGTAACTGACTATAAGGACCGTTCTACCTGTCCCCTCTTTGGTGATGGCGCTGGAGCTGTTCTGCTGGAGGCTACTGAAGAAGAGAATATCGGTTTCATGGATTCTTATCTGCGTACGGATGGAAAGGGACTGCCCTTCCTTCATATGAAAGCAGGCGGTTCAGTATGTCCACCGAGCTATTTCACGATCGATCATAGACTACACTATACTTACCAGGAAGGCCGTACGGTGTTCCGTTATGCTGTGACCAACATGAGTGACGACTGCGCACTGATTGCTGAGCGCAACGGACTGAACAAAGAAAACATCCAATGGGTGGTTCCTCATCAGGCCAATATGCGCATCATCGAAGCAGTGGCTAAGCGCTTGGAACTGCCAATGGAGCAGGTGATGGTTAATATTGAGCACTTCGGTAATACATCGGCTGCCACCATCCCCTTGGCATTGTGGGAATATGAGAACAAGCTGAAGAAAGGCGACAACCTCATCCTCACAGCTTTCGGTGCAGGCTTTGTTCACGGAGCATGCTACTTGAAGTGGGCGTATGATGGAGGTGAAAAGTGA
- the era gene encoding GTPase Era: MHKAGFVNIVGNPNVGKSTLMNQLVGERISIATFKAQTTRHRVMGIVNTPDMQIVFSDTPGVLKPNYKLQESMLAFSESALTDADVLLYVTDVVENPEKNMEFLEKVQKMTIPVLLLINKIDELSNQETAKTSGSQGATKTPWASNPQALLTAIVEKWHLLLPNAEILPISAKNKFGVDLLLKRIQELLPESPAFFDKDQLTDKPARFFVSEIIREKILLFYDKEIPYSVEVVVERFKEDDRQIHINAVIYVERDSQKGIIIGHQGIALKKVSTEARKTLEKFFDKHIFLEVFVKVDKDWRSSKKELDNFGYNPD; encoded by the coding sequence ATGCATAAAGCAGGATTCGTAAATATTGTTGGAAATCCCAATGTAGGTAAAAGTACGCTCATGAACCAGTTGGTTGGTGAGCGTATTTCTATTGCTACCTTTAAGGCGCAGACCACGCGCCATCGTGTTATGGGTATAGTGAACACGCCTGATATGCAGATTGTGTTCAGTGATACCCCCGGTGTGTTGAAACCCAATTACAAGCTGCAGGAGTCAATGCTCGCTTTCTCGGAGAGTGCACTCACCGACGCTGATGTGTTGCTTTACGTCACCGATGTAGTGGAGAACCCCGAAAAGAACATGGAGTTTTTGGAGAAAGTGCAGAAAATGACCATCCCTGTTCTCCTGCTTATCAATAAGATAGACGAGTTGTCTAATCAGGAAACTGCGAAAACTTCGGGTTCTCAGGGCGCAACGAAAACACCTTGGGCTTCTAATCCTCAAGCTCTCCTGACCGCTATTGTTGAAAAGTGGCACTTACTGTTGCCCAATGCCGAGATTCTTCCTATTTCGGCAAAGAATAAGTTTGGTGTTGACCTGCTGTTGAAACGCATTCAGGAACTATTGCCTGAAAGTCCGGCCTTTTTTGATAAAGACCAGTTGACAGACAAGCCCGCCCGCTTCTTTGTCAGCGAGATAATCCGTGAGAAAATCCTCTTGTTCTACGACAAAGAGATTCCTTATTCGGTGGAGGTTGTTGTGGAGCGCTTCAAAGAGGATGACCGTCAGATACATATCAATGCCGTGATTTATGTGGAGCGTGATAGTCAGAAAGGTATTATCATCGGTCATCAGGGCATTGCACTGAAGAAAGTATCTACAGAGGCCCGCAAGACGCTTGAGAAATTCTTTGACAAGCACATCTTCCTTGAGGTGTTTGTGAAAGTGGATAAAGACTGGCGTTCATCGAAGAAAGAACTTGACAACTTCGGCTATAATCCAGATTAA
- a CDS encoding nucleotidyltransferase family protein, which produces MKQAMIFAAGLGTRLKPLTDTMPKALVPVAGQPLLWHVVLKLKAAGFERLVVNVHHFADQIVDYLKENNNFELDIRISDERDGLLETGGGIKKALPLFDAESPILIHNVDILSNVDVAALYDNVSQNSPDALLLVSWRNTKRYLQFDDTMRLQGWINIETGEQKGNISSLTSQLSSLRKLAFSGIHVLSPSVYPLFKEMPDRFGIMDFYLKYCHQCTFMGLEMKDLRLMDVGKLDTLDQAENFINNL; this is translated from the coding sequence ATGAAACAAGCAATGATTTTTGCCGCAGGGCTTGGCACAAGACTGAAACCGCTGACTGATACAATGCCGAAAGCGTTGGTGCCAGTGGCCGGACAGCCGTTGCTGTGGCATGTCGTGCTGAAACTGAAAGCTGCCGGCTTTGAGCGCCTGGTAGTCAATGTGCATCATTTTGCCGACCAAATCGTGGATTATCTGAAGGAGAACAATAACTTTGAATTGGATATTCGCATCAGCGATGAGCGTGACGGACTGTTGGAGACTGGAGGCGGAATAAAAAAAGCCTTGCCCCTGTTTGATGCGGAGAGTCCGATACTGATTCATAATGTCGATATATTGAGTAATGTGGATGTGGCAGCACTCTACGACAATGTGTCTCAGAATAGTCCAGATGCCCTGCTCTTGGTGAGTTGGCGCAATACGAAGCGCTATTTGCAGTTTGATGACACGATGCGTCTGCAAGGCTGGATCAACATCGAAACAGGAGAACAAAAAGGTAATATATCTTCTCTCACCTCACAACTTTCATCTCTCAGAAAATTGGCCTTTTCAGGCATTCATGTACTGTCGCCCAGTGTGTATCCTCTGTTTAAGGAGATGCCCGACCGCTTCGGTATCATGGACTTTTATTTGAAATACTGTCACCAGTGTACCTTTATGGGGCTTGAAATGAAGGACCTCCGTCTGATGGACGTTGGCAAGCTGGATACACTGGATCAGGCTGAAAACTTTATTAATAACTTATAA
- the guaA gene encoding glutamine-hydrolyzing GMP synthase: MQQKIIILDFGSQTTQLIGRRVRELDTFCEILPYNKFPKDDPSVIGVILSGSPYSVHDPEAFKVDLSQFVGRLPVLGICYGAQFISHSLGGKVEKADSREYGRAHLETVDTENPLFKGFEKGSQVWMSHGDTITAIPEGFEVIGSTKDVKNAAFWCAPNSHLSSLNSQLSTGIWAVQFHPEVFHSVQGSLLLKNFVVDICGSKQEWSAASFVDTTVAELKQQVGNDRVILGLSGGVDSSVAAVLLNKAIGDRLTCIFVDHGMLRKNEFQQVMDDYKVLGLNVIGVDASEKFFADLEGVTEPEKKRKIIGRDFVEVFNAEAKKITDAKWLAQGTIYPDRIESLNITGKVIKSHHNVGGLPEEMHLQLCEPLKWLFKDEVRRVGRQLGMPEHLITRHPFPGPGLAVRILGDITRDKVRILQDADDIYIRGLRDYKVKLSGEEARKVLAAGVPAEMTDGEIEVSLYDQIWQAGAILLSTVRSVGVMGDERTYENPVALRAVTSSDAMTADWAHLPYDFMAKVSNEIINKVRGVNRVCYDISSKPPATIEWE, encoded by the coding sequence ATGCAACAGAAGATTATCATTCTTGATTTCGGTTCGCAGACCACACAGCTGATAGGCCGTCGTGTGCGCGAGCTGGATACCTTCTGCGAGATTCTCCCTTACAACAAGTTCCCAAAGGATGACCCCTCAGTGATTGGTGTTATTCTGAGTGGTTCGCCTTATTCGGTTCACGACCCAGAGGCGTTCAAAGTGGACTTGAGCCAGTTCGTTGGCCGACTGCCGGTGCTGGGTATTTGCTATGGAGCACAGTTTATCTCCCATTCCCTTGGCGGTAAGGTGGAGAAAGCTGATTCTCGCGAATATGGTCGTGCCCATCTTGAAACTGTTGATACAGAGAACCCTCTGTTCAAGGGCTTTGAGAAAGGTTCACAGGTTTGGATGAGTCATGGCGATACCATTACTGCCATTCCTGAAGGTTTCGAAGTGATTGGCTCAACCAAGGACGTAAAGAACGCAGCCTTTTGGTGTGCTCCCAACTCTCATCTCTCATCTCTTAACTCTCAACTCTCCACAGGTATCTGGGCCGTACAGTTCCACCCCGAGGTGTTCCACTCTGTACAAGGCAGTCTGCTGTTGAAGAACTTCGTTGTTGATATCTGTGGTTCTAAGCAGGAATGGAGTGCAGCCTCGTTCGTCGATACCACCGTTGCCGAACTGAAACAGCAGGTGGGTAACGACCGTGTGATTCTTGGCCTTTCGGGTGGTGTTGACTCCAGTGTGGCTGCCGTTCTGCTGAATAAGGCCATTGGCGACCGACTGACCTGTATCTTCGTGGATCATGGCATGCTGCGCAAGAACGAGTTCCAGCAGGTGATGGACGACTACAAGGTACTGGGCTTGAACGTGATTGGCGTGGATGCCAGTGAGAAGTTCTTTGCCGACCTTGAAGGTGTTACCGAACCCGAAAAGAAACGTAAGATTATTGGTCGAGACTTCGTGGAGGTGTTCAATGCCGAGGCTAAGAAGATTACCGATGCCAAATGGTTGGCTCAGGGAACCATCTATCCAGACCGTATTGAGTCGCTGAACATTACGGGCAAGGTGATCAAGAGTCACCACAACGTAGGCGGTCTGCCCGAGGAGATGCATCTGCAACTCTGTGAGCCTCTGAAATGGCTGTTTAAGGATGAGGTGCGCCGCGTAGGTCGCCAGTTGGGCATGCCTGAACATCTGATTACCCGTCATCCTTTCCCCGGTCCTGGTCTTGCTGTTCGTATCCTGGGTGATATCACTCGCGATAAGGTTCGCATACTTCAGGATGCCGATGATATTTATATCCGTGGTCTCCGCGACTATAAGGTGAAGCTCTCTGGCGAAGAGGCACGTAAGGTGCTGGCTGCCGGTGTTCCCGCTGAGATGACCGACGGTGAGATAGAAGTGTCACTCTACGACCAGATATGGCAGGCAGGAGCGATCCTGCTTTCTACTGTTCGCTCTGTAGGCGTGATGGGTGATGAGCGTACTTATGAGAATCCCGTGGCTTTGCGTGCTGTAACCAGTAGTGATGCCATGACAGCCGACTGGGCTCATCTGCCTTACGATTTCATGGCAAAGGTGTCAAATGAGATTATCAACAAGGTGCGTGGCGTGAACCGCGTATGCTATGATATCTCTTCAAAACCACCTGCAACTATTGAGTGGGAGTAA
- a CDS encoding leucine-rich repeat domain-containing protein, which translates to MKKQLLLFALMLLPLVASAHDIEVNNTDGVTIYYNYINDGTELEVTFKGNYSDSYNEYQGNLVIPQKVTYMDQTRKVTSIGYSAFYGCSGLTSITIPKSVTSIRDDAFEGCSGLNSVTFHCKQIGSWFKGLPSIKEVVIGEEVKSIGNYAFEGCSGLNSVTFHCKEIGSWFSGFSSIKEVVIGEEVTSIGSDAFKGCTGLTSITIPNSVTSIGYSAFEGCSGFTSITIPNSVTSIGNYAFSGCSSLASVTIPNSVTSIGNYAFKGCSALTAIIIPNSVTSIGYHAFEGCSSLTSVTFHCKEIGSWFMGFSSIKEVAIGEEVTSIGASAFSGCSGLTDVTIPNSVTSIGNFAFHDCSGLTDVTIGNSVTSIGNDAFYKCSGLTSITIPNSVTSIGDYAFYGCSSLQSVYSKVEDVFIIYYDTFANNTYSNAKLYVPIGKKADYEDTRWWSNFANIEEYDYGTDAPVDQPKFLAPTIIYQGGALTVQGIDDGTQVSVYSVNGTQVGTAIVQNGQATVSTTLQSGSVAIVKIGQKSVKVLLR; encoded by the coding sequence ATGAAGAAACAATTACTTTTATTTGCATTGATGCTATTGCCATTAGTAGCCAGTGCCCATGACATCGAAGTAAACAATACCGATGGTGTCACCATTTATTACAACTATATTAATGATGGCACAGAGTTGGAGGTAACGTTCAAGGGTAACTATTCTGATTCATATAATGAATATCAAGGCAATTTAGTTATCCCCCAAAAAGTTACTTATATGGACCAAACGCGTAAGGTGACAAGTATTGGATATTCTGCATTCTATGGCTGCTCCGGCCTTACCTCTATTACTATTCCTAAAAGTGTGACGAGTATTAGAGATGACGCGTTTGAAGGTTGCTCTGGCCTTAACTCCGTCACATTCCATTGCAAACAGATTGGTTCATGGTTTAAGGGATTACCTTCTATTAAAGAAGTAGTCATTGGTGAAGAGGTGAAGAGCATTGGAAATTACGCGTTTGAAGGTTGCTCTGGCCTTAACTCCGTCACATTCCATTGTAAAGAGATTGGTTCATGGTTTAGCGGATTCTCTTCTATTAAAGAAGTAGTCATTGGTGAAGAGGTGACGAGCATTGGAAGTGATGCGTTTAAAGGATGCACTGGCCTTACCTCTATCACTATTCCTAACAGTGTGACGAGCATCGGATATTCTGCGTTTGAAGGATGCTCTGGTTTTACTTCTATCACTATTCCTAACAGTGTGACGAGCATTGGAAATTATGCGTTCTCTGGCTGCTCTAGTCTTGCCTCCGTCACTATCCCCAATAGTGTGACGAGCATTGGAAATTACGCGTTTAAAGGATGCTCTGCCCTTACCGCCATCATAATCCCCAATAGTGTGACGAGCATTGGATATCACGCGTTTGAAGGATGCTCCAGCCTAACCTCCGTCACATTCCATTGCAAAGAGATTGGTTCATGGTTTATGGGATTCTCTTCTATTAAAGAAGTAGCCATTGGTGAAGAGGTGACGAGCATTGGAGCCAGTGCGTTCTCTGGCTGCTCCGGCCTTACCGACGTCACTATTCCTAATAGTGTGACGAGCATTGGAAATTTCGCGTTCCATGACTGCTCCGGCCTTACCGACGTCACTATCGGTAATAGCGTGACGAGCATTGGAAATGACGCGTTCTATAAGTGCTCTGGCCTTACCTCCATCACTATTCCTAATAGTGTGACGAGCATTGGAGATTACGCGTTCTATGGCTGCTCTAGCCTTCAATCTGTTTATAGTAAAGTTGAAGACGTCTTTATTATTTATTATGATACTTTTGCTAACAATACTTATAGTAATGCTAAGTTGTATGTTCCTATAGGCAAGAAAGCTGATTATGAGGATACTCGATGGTGGAGTAACTTTGCTAACATTGAGGAGTATGATTATGGTACTGACGCTCCTGTAGATCAGCCAAAGTTCCTTGCACCTACTATCATTTATCAGGGTGGAGCGCTGACCGTTCAAGGTATTGATGATGGTACGCAAGTCAGTGTCTATAGTGTCAATGGCACTCAGGTAGGTACTGCCATTGTTCAGAACGGACAGGCAACTGTTAGCACCACTCTTCAGTCTGGTTCTGTCGCTATCGTAAAGATTGGTCAGAAGAGCGTGAAAGTACTGCTGAGATAG
- a CDS encoding RNA-binding domain-containing protein yields the protein MELKTLIAECTAYDFKVMLEEKKPKSWLKSVSAFANGLGGSLFFGIDNDGIVKGLDDVQHACETISSKIRDYMDPLPEVEMIPHGVDGLHILQLKVNAGHYTPYYYVGDGQRIAFVRVGDESMPATAEQMVRLVLKGSNKTYDSLHTDYKVEDYAFTILANTFKDRTKQEWDKKYLLSFGLVTGAGNLTNAGALFADDCPLWQSRLYCTKWDGKEKGDAINDAEFTGNVLMLLREAMNFVKSNTKKGWEKLPDGRKNKPEYAERAVLEAMVNHFIHRDYTVMGGEVHLDIYDDRLTVTSPGGMYNGMLIQDLDIADVSSERRNPILANVMAQLDYMEKRGSGL from the coding sequence ATGGAATTAAAGACCCTTATAGCGGAATGTACCGCATACGATTTCAAGGTGATGCTTGAAGAAAAGAAACCTAAGAGTTGGCTGAAAAGCGTAAGTGCCTTCGCCAATGGCTTGGGCGGTTCACTTTTCTTTGGCATTGATAATGATGGAATCGTCAAAGGACTCGATGATGTACAGCATGCTTGCGAGACTATCAGTAGTAAGATTCGGGATTATATGGATCCTCTACCAGAGGTGGAAATGATTCCTCATGGTGTAGATGGCTTACACATATTGCAGCTCAAAGTCAATGCAGGGCATTACACACCATATTATTACGTTGGCGATGGTCAGCGCATAGCATTTGTCCGAGTTGGTGATGAGAGCATGCCTGCCACAGCAGAGCAAATGGTACGTTTGGTATTGAAGGGTTCTAATAAAACCTACGATTCCCTTCACACGGATTATAAGGTTGAAGACTATGCTTTCACAATATTAGCGAATACTTTCAAAGACCGCACCAAACAAGAATGGGACAAAAAGTATCTCTTATCGTTTGGACTTGTAACAGGTGCAGGGAACCTTACAAATGCAGGCGCATTGTTTGCCGATGATTGTCCTTTATGGCAGTCTCGCCTTTATTGTACCAAATGGGATGGAAAGGAAAAGGGCGATGCCATCAACGATGCAGAGTTTACAGGCAATGTGTTAATGTTGCTTCGCGAAGCAATGAACTTTGTGAAGTCAAACACAAAGAAAGGCTGGGAGAAACTGCCTGATGGGCGAAAGAATAAACCAGAGTATGCGGAACGTGCAGTTCTTGAAGCAATGGTTAACCATTTTATCCATCGTGACTACACAGTGATGGGTGGCGAGGTACATCTTGACATATACGATGACCGTCTAACCGTCACCTCTCCTGGTGGAATGTACAATGGTATGCTGATTCAAGATTTAGACATCGCAGACGTTTCTTCAGAAAGGCGCAATCCCATACTGGCAAATGTGATGGCTCAACTTGACTACATGGAGAAACGAGGTAGCGGATTATAA
- a CDS encoding HTH domain-containing protein yields MEGYKDELKPKFKSTPTQFQTIIFASTDTPNVGDHDGDMSETKLTERQQKILNLIKESPTITGKQMSETLSVSQRTIERDLSAMQKKGILKHEGKDNDGKWTICQ; encoded by the coding sequence TTGGAAGGATATAAAGACGAGTTGAAGCCCAAATTCAAATCCACTCCGACACAATTCCAAACTATCATCTTCGCCTCCACCGACACCCCGAATGTCGGAGACCATGACGGAGATATGTCGGAGACGAAACTCACTGAGCGTCAGCAGAAAATCCTCAATCTCATCAAAGAGTCTCCGACAATCACCGGCAAACAAATGTCGGAGACTTTGTCGGTGAGCCAACGCACCATCGAGCGCGACCTTTCTGCAATGCAGAAAAAAGGTATTCTGAAACATGAAGGCAAGGATAATGATGGGAAGTGGACTATTTGTCAATAA